Proteins found in one Mucilaginibacter gracilis genomic segment:
- a CDS encoding nuclear transport factor 2 family protein — translation MKNISEVVEKLRVALETRNYESYVDCFAEDGVLELPFAVQNSPSRFEGIDNIRERFGEKSQLHSVNKLFELYKVNAVAHQRIDPNTVIVEFDIAGKNIATGDVFSLSSSIAVIRFKEGKIVNHRDYPNTMGLSGAIGLLPQLAASLTR, via the coding sequence ATGAAAAACATATCAGAAGTCGTAGAAAAGCTGCGCGTCGCTTTAGAAACAAGGAATTACGAAAGCTATGTTGACTGCTTTGCTGAAGACGGCGTACTTGAACTGCCGTTTGCAGTGCAAAATAGCCCATCCCGCTTCGAAGGTATCGACAACATACGCGAAAGGTTCGGAGAAAAAAGCCAGCTTCACAGTGTGAATAAACTATTTGAACTGTATAAGGTCAACGCAGTAGCTCACCAAAGAATAGACCCCAATACGGTGATCGTTGAATTTGACATTGCCGGTAAGAATATTGCCACAGGCGATGTTTTTAGCCTGTCCTCTTCTATCGCGGTAATTAGGTTTAAAGAGGGCAAAATTGTAAACCACCGGGATTATCCTAACACGATGGGCCTGTCAGGAGCAATTGGACTACTGCCTCAACTGGCGGCTTCATTAACCAGGTAA
- a CDS encoding DUF4267 domain-containing protein — protein sequence MTTKISYAIAFLLGLAMIFLGARFFFSPEVATAAFGIRFNAHGDYSFHHIKGIRDIFSGVLLCALVLMKERRALGVMLVVATIIPVSDMITVLEKSYTNVQQAIPHIAATIICSVVGILLLTAKPQLKQPSK from the coding sequence ATGACAACAAAAATCTCTTATGCAATCGCATTTTTACTGGGCCTGGCAATGATTTTCCTGGGAGCCCGCTTTTTCTTCTCTCCTGAAGTAGCAACAGCTGCATTCGGCATCCGCTTTAATGCCCACGGAGATTACTCCTTTCATCACATCAAAGGGATCCGGGACATATTTTCCGGGGTCTTATTGTGCGCTTTGGTTTTGATGAAGGAGCGCCGAGCCCTGGGCGTAATGTTAGTGGTGGCGACGATCATCCCGGTTTCCGATATGATCACCGTGCTCGAAAAAAGTTATACCAATGTGCAGCAAGCAATACCCCATATTGCAGCGACTATCATTTGTTCGGTTGTCGGCATATTGTTATTGACCGCTAAACCTCAATTAAAACAACCATCAAAATAG